One window from the genome of Gimesia aquarii encodes:
- a CDS encoding helix-turn-helix domain-containing protein: MKKTRVSGSQKESSNRADFLIDVDKSYLAYSLPVPRPFVHFRSGHFPAGTITQKHSHSIMAMHGSLQGPLTLKTSIGDYTLDAGDFCILAPGTHHFWSNSGTHTAATLSFLIDTDHPGSWSASSGVVEACGELRQLVQDVHCFSSSGDPDLQHAFWQIADQLTIERPWKKLGVTGRLWTFLSIVLERLSPDSGNDAEHDVAQQIRRLLLSRVNDRLTIADVAAAVHVGATQAKEVFRTTFGCGIMTYFNELKIWQAKRLLCDPNLTIDQISSKLGFSSPTYFSQTFRKHTGETPSDFRKQR; the protein is encoded by the coding sequence ATGAAGAAAACACGCGTTTCTGGATCGCAAAAAGAATCTTCAAATCGCGCAGATTTCTTGATAGACGTCGACAAGAGCTATTTAGCATACTCACTTCCTGTGCCACGACCGTTTGTCCATTTCCGGTCGGGACACTTTCCTGCGGGTACAATCACTCAAAAACACAGTCACTCCATTATGGCGATGCATGGAAGCCTTCAAGGCCCACTTACATTAAAGACTTCTATTGGTGATTACACACTCGATGCTGGCGACTTCTGCATTCTTGCTCCTGGAACTCATCACTTCTGGTCGAATTCTGGGACACACACAGCAGCAACGCTTTCGTTTCTGATTGATACCGATCACCCAGGCAGCTGGTCAGCCAGTTCGGGTGTTGTTGAAGCCTGTGGTGAGTTAAGACAGTTAGTTCAAGACGTTCATTGTTTCAGTTCCTCGGGTGATCCGGACCTGCAACATGCTTTCTGGCAAATTGCTGACCAGCTTACGATTGAGCGTCCCTGGAAAAAGCTGGGAGTGACCGGGCGACTGTGGACATTTTTATCGATTGTTCTCGAACGTCTGTCTCCAGACTCGGGTAATGACGCGGAACATGACGTGGCTCAGCAGATTCGGCGTCTATTGCTCAGTCGAGTGAATGACCGATTAACAATTGCTGACGTGGCTGCAGCAGTTCATGTGGGCGCTACACAAGCCAAAGAAGTTTTTCGAACCACATTTGGTTGCGGGATCATGACCTACTTCAACGAACTCAAAATCTGGCAAGCCAAACGACTGCTCTGTGATCCTAATCTGACTATCGATCAGATAAGCAGCAAGCTGGGATTTTCTTCACCTACCTACTTTAGCCAGACATTTCGAAAACACACGGGGGAAACACCGTCCGACTTTCGCAAGCAGCGGTAA
- a CDS encoding DUF1501 domain-containing protein yields the protein MFTSNFSRRDFLTRNSHGFGAMALWHLLAQEGHTSASQTHFNPRAKNVIFIFMMGGPSHIDLFDPKPKMAPLHGEPIPESLVQAKKSATGGILERVMASPRKFQRQGQSGVEISELLPHTAKMADEICLIRSMHCEQSNHDPAQLLMHCGTPLFGNPSIGSWVNYGLGSACKNLPGYMVLTSDDGHGLEGAGSSLWSSGFMPSTYRGVSFRNSGDPILYLKRPDGISASTQRARLDVLSDLNQMHQQSTGDTEIASRIASYEMAFRMQSAAPELLDFSKETATTRTMYGVDAKKTRSFGTNCLLARRMVERGVRFVHLVHSTWDHHSSLDKRLELNCGMTDLPAGGLLKDLRQRGLLDDTLVVWAGEFGRTPMGEVRRGSTAGKEGRDHHPNAFSLWMAGGGLKRGHVHGRTDDFGFNIEENPVHVHDLQATILHLLGVDHEKLTYRHSGRDYRLTDVAGNVVKEIIA from the coding sequence ATGTTTACTTCTAATTTCTCACGCCGCGACTTCCTGACTCGGAACTCCCATGGATTCGGCGCAATGGCACTTTGGCATTTGCTTGCGCAAGAAGGCCATACATCCGCCTCTCAGACACACTTTAATCCTCGTGCGAAAAATGTGATCTTCATCTTCATGATGGGAGGTCCTTCACATATCGATCTATTCGACCCAAAACCAAAGATGGCTCCCTTGCATGGCGAGCCGATCCCAGAGTCGCTCGTGCAAGCTAAAAAGAGCGCTACCGGGGGAATACTCGAAAGAGTGATGGCCAGTCCCCGCAAATTTCAACGACAGGGACAAAGTGGAGTTGAGATTTCTGAACTGCTGCCACACACTGCGAAAATGGCAGACGAGATATGCCTCATTCGCTCGATGCACTGTGAGCAAAGCAATCACGATCCCGCACAATTATTGATGCACTGCGGTACGCCTCTGTTTGGTAATCCAAGCATTGGTTCGTGGGTCAACTACGGCCTTGGTAGTGCCTGCAAGAATCTACCAGGATATATGGTCCTCACATCGGATGATGGTCACGGCCTGGAAGGGGCTGGCAGTTCGCTTTGGTCCAGTGGGTTTATGCCTTCGACCTATCGTGGTGTCAGTTTTCGTAACTCCGGTGATCCTATCCTCTATCTCAAACGTCCAGATGGCATCAGTGCTTCAACACAACGCGCTCGACTTGACGTATTAAGTGATCTCAATCAAATGCATCAACAGTCTACAGGTGATACCGAGATTGCCTCACGCATTGCCTCCTATGAGATGGCCTTTCGTATGCAAAGCGCCGCCCCAGAGTTGCTCGATTTCAGTAAAGAGACTGCTACTACGAGAACCATGTATGGGGTTGATGCTAAAAAAACGCGATCCTTCGGCACGAACTGTCTCTTGGCACGTCGTATGGTGGAACGGGGCGTGCGTTTCGTGCATCTCGTCCATTCGACGTGGGACCATCACAGTTCGCTAGATAAGCGTCTGGAGCTCAATTGCGGTATGACGGACCTACCTGCCGGTGGTTTACTCAAAGATCTGAGACAACGTGGTTTGCTTGATGACACACTCGTCGTTTGGGCGGGTGAGTTTGGTCGAACCCCCATGGGTGAAGTCCGTCGTGGTAGCACTGCTGGTAAGGAAGGACGCGACCATCATCCGAATGCTTTCAGTCTCTGGATGGCGGGCGGTGGGTTGAAACGTGGTCACGTTCATGGACGTACTGATGACTTCGGTTTTAACATCGAAGAGAACCCTGTCCACGTTCATGATCTGCAGGCCACCATTCTCCATCTCCTGGGCGTCGATCACGAAAAGCTGACGTACCGCCACAGTGGTCGCGATTATCGTCTCACTGATGTGGCTGGAAATGTAGTGAAGGAAATCATTGCTTAA
- a CDS encoding PSD1 and planctomycete cytochrome C domain-containing protein — protein sequence MTPFPRFVSSQSWTVWLAIVATVMMVLIQDRSSIAQEVRYNRDVLPILAENCFTCHGFDKTKREAGLRLDSEKGALATLESGSRAIIPGKTGQSALIQRIFTKDTDLLMPPKESGKQLTADQQETLRRWVKQGARYEAHWAFIPPKYQEPPKVTGVDHAIDRFIQTRLAQEKITPSPEANRSTLIRRLSLDLIGLPPSPLEVDAFVNDRRTDAYERVVDRLLASEHFGERWARWWLDLAHYGDSDGYLQDFLRPVAWRYRQWVVDAFNRDMPFDQFTIEQLAGDLFPNATVSQRTATGFLRNTLSNREGGAGLEEFRVRQVIDRTSTVSTIWLALTFACAECHDHKFDAISQREFYQFYDFFNNADEANFNAPLPGELKPWLKAKQVYDQKRAKRLAPISEALATLQADWEKQILHAEAHPGDDFSWDRKLELLGLQWGQNLGEGQLEGLNIIKTPLAQRTQDQQDRLIDYFLDNIPSVYNAKAKELKLSEVRAQIKTWKNELPKLTRAPGMMQSVIPRATHIHIRGNYRRHGDKVKADTPAALPRLNTHNSQPDRLALARWLVSPEHPLTARVTVNRLWQELFGRGIVATSENFGVRGDRPSHPELLDWLALKFQQRNWSTKELLRVIVTSQTYKQSSRARPELTTLDPDNELLARQSRLRLSAEMVRDSILKVSGLLSHTIGGPSVKPQQPDSVSKAGYSNEWKVSSGADRYRRGLYTFIQRTSPFAQFVTFDLPDTSSSCTRRERSNTPLQALNLLNDPVFLEAARSLTSHVIRESSSSNQSRLNRAYMLVLARPPQPAESKRLLKYLEQQKTLFNNEPSSLRELLLESTPQGDPVEYAAWIALSSVLLNLDETITRE from the coding sequence ATGACACCCTTTCCCCGCTTTGTATCCAGTCAATCCTGGACTGTCTGGCTCGCCATTGTTGCTACGGTGATGATGGTTTTAATTCAAGACAGATCATCTATCGCTCAAGAGGTGCGATACAATCGAGATGTACTGCCCATCCTTGCGGAGAATTGTTTTACCTGCCATGGCTTTGATAAAACAAAACGCGAAGCCGGGTTACGGCTCGATTCTGAGAAGGGTGCTTTGGCAACGCTGGAATCCGGATCACGGGCCATCATACCGGGGAAGACAGGTCAGAGTGCGCTCATTCAACGCATTTTTACCAAAGACACTGATTTACTAATGCCACCAAAAGAGTCAGGAAAACAGCTCACAGCAGACCAACAGGAAACATTACGCCGTTGGGTAAAGCAAGGCGCACGCTACGAAGCACACTGGGCATTCATTCCACCAAAATACCAAGAGCCGCCAAAAGTCACTGGGGTTGATCATGCCATTGATCGCTTCATTCAGACACGTTTGGCACAGGAAAAGATTACCCCTTCACCGGAAGCGAATCGATCGACGTTAATCCGGCGTTTGAGTCTCGATCTGATCGGCCTCCCCCCTTCACCACTGGAAGTTGACGCGTTCGTTAATGATCGTCGGACCGATGCCTATGAGCGAGTCGTTGACCGCTTGCTTGCTTCCGAGCATTTTGGTGAGCGTTGGGCACGCTGGTGGTTAGATCTCGCGCATTATGGGGACAGCGATGGCTATCTTCAAGATTTCCTTCGTCCTGTTGCCTGGCGATACAGGCAATGGGTGGTGGACGCGTTTAATCGTGATATGCCCTTTGATCAATTTACAATCGAGCAACTTGCAGGCGATCTGTTTCCGAATGCCACCGTTTCACAACGGACTGCCACCGGTTTCTTGCGTAACACATTGAGCAACCGTGAAGGAGGCGCGGGGCTCGAAGAATTTCGTGTGCGGCAAGTAATCGATCGTACCTCAACCGTAAGTACGATATGGCTCGCACTCACATTTGCTTGCGCCGAATGTCATGATCACAAATTCGATGCGATCTCACAGCGCGAATTTTACCAGTTTTATGACTTCTTTAATAATGCAGATGAAGCAAACTTCAATGCACCGCTGCCCGGTGAACTGAAGCCTTGGCTCAAAGCAAAGCAGGTCTATGATCAAAAGCGAGCCAAGCGACTCGCACCGATTTCTGAGGCCCTTGCCACACTTCAGGCAGATTGGGAAAAACAAATCCTGCATGCCGAAGCGCATCCGGGTGATGACTTTTCCTGGGATCGTAAACTGGAACTGTTAGGACTTCAGTGGGGTCAAAATCTGGGTGAAGGACAACTGGAAGGCCTCAATATTATAAAGACACCTCTTGCACAAAGGACACAGGATCAACAAGATCGATTAATTGACTATTTTCTGGACAACATCCCTTCTGTTTACAATGCCAAAGCCAAGGAACTCAAACTGAGTGAAGTTCGTGCTCAGATCAAAACATGGAAAAACGAACTTCCAAAATTGACACGCGCTCCCGGGATGATGCAGTCGGTCATTCCAAGGGCAACACACATTCATATTCGAGGAAATTATCGCCGTCATGGTGATAAAGTGAAAGCAGACACACCAGCAGCTTTACCTCGACTTAACACACATAACAGTCAGCCAGATCGTCTCGCACTGGCACGCTGGCTGGTTTCACCGGAACATCCACTCACAGCACGAGTCACGGTAAACCGTCTTTGGCAGGAGCTATTTGGTCGCGGTATCGTGGCAACGTCAGAAAATTTCGGGGTGCGTGGAGATCGGCCCTCTCATCCTGAGTTACTCGACTGGCTGGCTCTGAAGTTTCAACAGCGTAATTGGAGTACTAAAGAATTACTACGTGTGATCGTAACTTCTCAAACTTACAAGCAGTCCTCACGTGCTCGACCGGAACTCACAACACTCGATCCTGATAATGAACTACTCGCAAGACAGTCACGACTCCGTCTTTCTGCTGAAATGGTACGAGATTCGATACTCAAAGTAAGCGGGCTACTTTCTCATACAATTGGTGGCCCTAGTGTAAAGCCACAACAACCCGATAGCGTCTCTAAAGCCGGCTATAGTAACGAGTGGAAGGTCAGTTCGGGAGCAGATCGCTATCGTCGTGGTCTTTACACTTTCATTCAACGTACTTCCCCTTTTGCCCAATTCGTCACTTTTGATCTGCCAGATACCAGTAGCAGTTGCACGCGTCGTGAGCGTTCGAATACACCACTGCAAGCACTTAATCTTCTGAACGATCCTGTTTTCCTTGAAGCGGCACGGTCGCTTACATCACATGTCATACGTGAGTCAAGCAGTTCCAATCAGAGCCGTCTCAACCGTGCGTATATGCTGGTCCTTGCGCGTCCTCCGCAACCAGCAGAATCGAAGAGACTACTCAAGTATCTTGAACAGCAGAAAACGCTTTTCAATAACGAACCATCGTCGCTGCGCGAGCTACTACTGGAATCGACGCCCCAGGGTGATCCTGTGGAATATGCAGCGTGGATTGCGCTTTCCAGTGTATTACTGAACCTTGATGAAACGATTACTCGTGAATAA
- a CDS encoding AraC family transcriptional regulator produces MRKYFDVLRKRFFLVELCMLTSQPQRIALLIDTSVTFSSLVIRGVAQYAREQPSWQIFLQPRGVREHSSVPRHWEVDGVITRVTHRTQAAALKRLGIPVINVSRSVVPGFSIPQVRIDECESARLAATHLLERGFRSLAYYSVPEHPHYEDQMGPTFAEVVQSGGGACAYFKEWRRKRSSQNVTIAELSAWLQTLPKPVGILAWDAVHGHILCEACVSAGFRIPEEVAIVCGEDDELFCQISYPPLSAVDCGPERIGYEAAALLARCLSNKKLKTKPKLVTPVGMLARHSTDVLAMDDRELVQALEFLRKNAYGPLHVRDVLRQVPLSRRALELRFRQVLGRSPAAELRRLRVTKAQDLLTNTNWSMPKVAAASGFSQVETMNRVFRRELQQTPTQYRRSTRSGKVV; encoded by the coding sequence ATGCGCAAATATTTTGATGTTTTGCGCAAACGCTTTTTTCTGGTCGAGCTTTGTATGTTAACTAGCCAACCACAAAGAATTGCTTTATTGATAGACACTTCAGTGACTTTCAGTAGCCTTGTGATTCGTGGTGTCGCTCAGTACGCACGCGAACAACCTTCCTGGCAGATTTTCTTACAGCCACGGGGAGTTCGTGAACATTCCAGCGTCCCCCGGCATTGGGAAGTGGATGGGGTAATTACACGTGTGACACACCGCACTCAAGCTGCAGCCTTAAAACGGTTGGGTATTCCGGTAATCAATGTCTCTCGAAGTGTCGTACCAGGATTTTCGATACCACAAGTTCGTATCGACGAATGTGAGTCGGCACGATTGGCTGCAACACATCTATTGGAACGAGGATTTCGCTCACTTGCATATTACAGCGTACCAGAGCATCCTCATTACGAAGATCAGATGGGACCCACTTTTGCGGAAGTCGTTCAAAGTGGGGGAGGAGCTTGCGCGTACTTCAAAGAATGGCGTCGTAAACGATCAAGTCAAAATGTAACAATTGCGGAATTGAGTGCCTGGTTACAAACCCTTCCCAAGCCAGTTGGTATTCTTGCTTGGGATGCCGTACATGGCCACATCCTTTGTGAAGCATGTGTTTCAGCCGGATTCCGGATTCCGGAGGAAGTGGCAATCGTTTGTGGAGAAGACGATGAGCTTTTCTGTCAGATTTCCTACCCTCCTTTATCGGCCGTCGATTGTGGACCAGAGCGTATTGGTTATGAAGCGGCTGCTCTACTCGCGCGTTGTTTATCAAATAAGAAGCTAAAAACAAAGCCAAAACTTGTCACTCCCGTTGGTATGTTGGCACGCCATTCAACTGATGTACTGGCCATGGATGATCGGGAACTGGTACAAGCTCTGGAATTTCTGCGTAAAAATGCCTATGGTCCATTACACGTTCGTGATGTTTTACGTCAGGTACCGTTATCACGTCGTGCTTTGGAATTACGATTCCGTCAGGTGCTTGGTCGCTCCCCTGCCGCCGAGCTGCGCCGGTTGCGCGTTACCAAAGCGCAAGATTTACTCACAAATACAAATTGGTCTATGCCGAAAGTCGCCGCAGCGAGTGGCTTTTCGCAAGTCGAAACGATGAACCGTGTCTTTCGCCGCGAGCTACAACAAACACCAACGCAGTACCGCCGTTCGACACGGAGTGGCAAAGTTGTTTGA
- a CDS encoding TlpA disulfide reductase family protein, giving the protein MRIKDAFCCLILVSILPVTLSWGDDSFDVVQAYKRIVADHQRATESIQSAIGQASLDRLTRDAYRLLLERAKADKKLSADDLYALGACNEAIGNRDEAKKLYAASLSKSATAKTHLALTRVNLKDNLVIGEKHYAAAAKLQPEHPDLSKYRLLLLSAHQKNRNWNEAIPHLNYLLAYTKTLADNAPANSQLRANYVSVKQQLDRASQFAKMKSSTAPPLKIIQAIQGKVPELQSLKGKVVVLDFFAIWSGVSHNRISLLKTLQAKYKGNGVEVIGVTLPYEQKYDPKLDAVAKQPGLTPAKEASFIATFAKKHSIPWPLGMIAMETIGKYGVSTLPHSVIIDKQGRVAAVLLGNVNNEKDIETIVNGLIK; this is encoded by the coding sequence ATGAGAATTAAAGATGCTTTCTGTTGTTTGATACTGGTTTCCATACTGCCTGTTACATTATCCTGGGGAGATGATTCCTTTGATGTGGTACAAGCGTACAAGCGAATTGTAGCTGACCACCAGAGAGCCACTGAATCAATTCAAAGTGCGATCGGACAAGCATCGCTCGATCGACTGACGCGAGATGCGTATCGATTGCTCCTTGAGCGGGCCAAAGCAGACAAAAAATTGAGTGCTGATGACCTCTATGCTCTTGGTGCATGTAATGAAGCAATTGGTAATAGAGACGAGGCGAAAAAATTATATGCAGCTTCATTGTCCAAGTCGGCCACGGCAAAAACACATCTGGCTTTGACTCGTGTGAATCTGAAAGATAATTTGGTGATCGGAGAAAAACACTACGCTGCGGCAGCCAAACTTCAGCCAGAACATCCGGATTTAAGCAAGTATCGATTATTACTGCTCAGTGCTCATCAGAAAAATCGAAACTGGAATGAAGCAATTCCGCATTTAAATTATTTGCTGGCTTACACTAAGACATTGGCTGATAACGCGCCCGCCAATTCTCAGCTTCGAGCAAACTATGTCTCGGTAAAACAGCAACTCGATCGTGCCAGTCAGTTTGCGAAAATGAAAAGCAGTACGGCTCCCCCTCTGAAAATCATCCAAGCAATCCAAGGCAAAGTGCCTGAACTACAATCGCTCAAAGGCAAAGTTGTCGTCCTTGATTTTTTTGCGATTTGGTCTGGAGTCAGCCACAATCGAATCAGTTTGTTGAAAACGTTACAGGCGAAATATAAAGGGAACGGTGTTGAGGTGATTGGTGTCACTTTGCCTTACGAGCAAAAGTATGATCCGAAACTTGACGCCGTCGCAAAGCAGCCAGGACTCACTCCAGCTAAAGAAGCCAGCTTTATCGCGACATTCGCTAAAAAACATAGTATTCCATGGCCTCTGGGAATGATCGCTATGGAGACGATTGGCAAGTATGGGGTGTCAACGCTTCCACATAGTGTGATCATCGATAAGCAAGGTCGCGTTGCCGCTGTCCTGCTCGGTAATGTGAATAATGAAAAAGATATTGAAACAATTGTGAACGGGTTAATCAAATAA